One genomic segment of Hordeum vulgare subsp. vulgare chromosome 2H, MorexV3_pseudomolecules_assembly, whole genome shotgun sequence includes these proteins:
- the LOC123427498 gene encoding probable serine/threonine-protein kinase PIX13, producing the protein MGNCFGSEEAEVEAVKQAPGHHDHGQAIARRSPPPPMAAPSAQGAGHGRRSPGSSSMSSVTTRSTSASTSAGGGACSGAAYPEPEPEPEGRILEAPNLRIFTFAELRAATRNFKPDTLLGEGGFGQVYKGWVDEKTMNPARSGTGMVIAVKKLNQESLQGLEEWQCEVNFLGRISHPNLVRLLGYCLEDRELLLVYEFMAKGSLENHLFRKGGSVQPIPWGLRIRIAMDAARGLAFLHSSEKHVIYRDFKASNILLDTNYNAKLSDFGLARNGPTGGDSHITTRVMGTYGYAAPEYVATGHLYVKSDVYGFGVVLLEMLTGLRALDTARPAQQLNLVDWAKPYLADRRKLPRLVDPRLEGQYPSKAVLRAAQLTLSCLAGEPKNRPSMAEVVTALEEIEGMRPRHRRASPEEDGDRSGGGASSRSAARSERHGHRHQQQSPRPRSGSDGARSGHPSPRVR; encoded by the exons ATGGGGAACTGCTTCGGCTCCGAGGAAGCCGAAGTGGAGGCCGTCAAGCAGGCGCCGGGCCACCACGACCACGGACAAG CGATTGCAAGGCgcagtcctcctcctcccatggcagcgCCCAGCGCGCAGGGCGCGGGGCACGGCAGGAGGTCCCCGGGCTCGTCGTCCATGAGCAGCGTGACCACCAGAAGCACCAGCGCCAGCACGTCGgcgggcggcggcgcctgctcggGGGCGGCGTAcccggagccggagccggagccggaggGCAGGATCCTGGAGGCGCCCAACCTGCGCATCTTCACGTTCGCGGAGCTGAGGGCGGCGACGAGGAACTTCAAGCCGGACACGCTGCTGGGCGAGGGCGGGTTCGGGCAGGTGTACAAGGGGTGGGTCGACGAGAAGACCATGAACCCCGCGCGCAGCGGCACCGGCATGGTCATCGCCGTCAAGAAGCTCAACCAGGAGAGCCTGCAGGGCCTCGAAGAATGGCAG TGCGAGGTGAACTTCCTGGGGAGGATATCGCACCCGAACCTGGTGAGGCTGCTGGGGTACTGCCTGGAGGACAGGGAGCTGCTGCTCGTCTACGAGTTCATGGCCAAGGGAAGCCTGGAGAACCACCTCTTCAGAA AAGGAGGATCCGTGCAACCCATCCCATGGGGTCTACGGATCCGGATCGCCATGGACGCCGCGCGCGGCCTCGCCTTCTTGCACTCGTCGgagaagcatgtcatctaccgagACTTCAAGGCTTCAAACATCCTGCTCGACACG aACTACAACGCCAAGCTCTCCGACTTCGGCCTGGCGAGGAACGGCCCGACCGGCGGCGACAGCCACATCACCACCCGCGTCATGGGCACCTACGGCTACGCGGCGCCGGAGTACGTGGCGACGGGCCACCTGTACGTGAAGAgcgacgtgtacgggttcggcgtGGTGCTGCTGGAGATGCTAACGGGCCTGCGGGCGCTCGACACGGCCCGGCCCGCGCAGCAGCTGAACCTGGTGGACTGGGCCAAGCCGTACCTGGCGGACCGGCGGAAGCTGCCCCGCCTCGTGGACCCGCGGCTGGAGGGGCAGTACCCGTCCAAGGCCGTGCTGCGGGCCGCGCAGCTCACGCTGAGCTGCCTCGCCGGCGAGCCCAAGAACCGGCCCTCCATGGCCGAGGTCGTCACGGCGCTGGAGGAGATCGAGGGGATGCGGCCGCGGCACCGGCGCGCGTCGCCGGAGGAGGACGGGGacaggagcggcggcggcgcgtcGTCTCGGAGCGCGGCGCGGAGCGAGCGCCACGGGCACCGGCACCAGCAGCAGTCGCCGCGGCCGAGGTCCGGGTCGGACGGCGCCCGGAGCGGCCACCCGTCTCCTCGAGTGAGATGA